The following are encoded together in the Gimesia chilikensis genome:
- a CDS encoding flagellar basal body P-ring protein FlgI: protein MSARFSQSVIVCLLFLGMLTCSQQELQARTRVENICSVYGMREIKLTGMGLVVGLDGTGDGPKNLPTIRSLAAALKHLNNPVVDLKDLAAANNVALVMIEATIPASGIRKGQKLDCFVSSMLGAKSLRGGRLLVAPVATPEIGNEVFAGLCSGAVILEDELSLATGKIINGLVMERDFELSFIDRRTRSITLLVDKRHAGFHTASEVARVINAEFSFEAGNRQLAIAQGPGRVFIRIPRQYIESPVEFIAAVMEVGIDRPHQQARVVVNPKSQTVVVTGEVEISPVVISHKNLTVGIGNPAEGGLPGGFVPVNGQPGQQNTQRLQELVEALNQLRVPTEDVISIIRELHRSGKLHAEYDEH, encoded by the coding sequence ATGTCTGCCCGGTTCTCCCAATCTGTTATCGTCTGTCTGCTGTTCCTCGGAATGCTGACCTGTTCGCAACAGGAACTGCAGGCACGTACGCGCGTGGAGAATATCTGCAGCGTGTATGGCATGCGGGAGATTAAGCTCACAGGCATGGGACTGGTGGTCGGGCTCGACGGGACCGGTGATGGTCCCAAGAATCTGCCGACGATCCGCAGCCTGGCAGCGGCACTCAAGCACTTGAACAATCCGGTGGTCGATCTCAAGGATCTGGCAGCCGCGAATAACGTGGCACTGGTCATGATTGAAGCCACGATTCCCGCCAGTGGCATTCGGAAAGGGCAAAAGCTGGACTGTTTCGTCAGTTCCATGCTGGGAGCCAAAAGTCTGCGGGGCGGTCGTCTGCTGGTCGCACCAGTGGCGACACCGGAAATCGGTAACGAAGTGTTCGCCGGTCTCTGTTCCGGAGCTGTGATTCTGGAAGACGAACTTTCTCTGGCAACCGGGAAGATTATCAACGGCCTGGTGATGGAGCGGGACTTCGAACTGTCATTTATCGATCGTCGGACCCGTTCGATTACGCTGCTCGTCGATAAGCGTCATGCCGGCTTCCACACTGCCAGTGAAGTTGCCCGTGTCATCAACGCGGAATTCAGTTTTGAAGCGGGGAACCGTCAACTGGCGATTGCCCAGGGACCGGGTCGGGTTTTCATTCGGATTCCCCGTCAGTATATCGAATCACCGGTCGAGTTTATTGCAGCTGTGATGGAGGTCGGCATCGATCGTCCGCACCAGCAGGCCCGGGTGGTGGTCAATCCTAAATCACAAACCGTTGTCGTCACCGGCGAAGTCGAAATCAGCCCGGTGGTGATCTCACATAAGAATCTGACCGTAGGCATTGGTAATCCGGCCGAGGGGGGGCTGCCGGGAGGCTTTGTGCCGGTTAATGGACAGCCAGGTCAGCAGAATACGCAACGACTGCAGGAGCTGGTCGAGGCGTTGAATCAGTTACGCGTGCCTACCGAAGATGTGATCAGCATTATCCGCGAGTTGCATCGTTCCGGAAAACTGCACGCGGAATATGACGAGCACTAA
- a CDS encoding flagellar basal body L-ring protein FlgH gives MKSLRGISVRTCQRRRKLAVLREAISLGCIVLLCSSVVRAQGPAVQNTAQANQSTAIRSTQGTSELSNLEALRQKADKPVTPPERLAARMNQFEYSSEAMEVTESLANTFGQGDLYTPSPKPPLLRDYSLIYVPAPEPIVVKVHDIITIMVDEKSSVTIDSRFNRNRTETLKAELKEFMRIDNAGNLAPAALNSPKIDTQLQGRLQSTGQVADREGIQYRIAATVVDIRPNGNLILEARKSIRSNRDVWEYRLTGEIRSKDVNRDNTALSENIANLDIVKHQRGKVYQSTKRPWGVVLYDWFFPF, from the coding sequence GTGAAGTCACTCAGAGGAATCAGTGTGCGAACCTGCCAGCGAAGAAGAAAGCTGGCAGTATTACGGGAGGCGATTTCCCTGGGATGTATCGTATTGCTTTGTTCGAGCGTCGTGCGGGCACAGGGTCCAGCTGTGCAGAACACCGCGCAGGCCAATCAGAGCACTGCAATACGATCCACCCAGGGTACTTCCGAACTGAGTAACCTCGAAGCGTTACGACAGAAGGCAGACAAACCCGTCACGCCGCCGGAGCGTCTGGCCGCCCGTATGAATCAGTTTGAATACTCATCCGAGGCGATGGAAGTGACCGAGTCCCTGGCGAATACATTCGGGCAAGGAGACCTGTACACACCTTCGCCCAAGCCGCCACTGCTTCGTGATTATTCGCTGATCTACGTACCCGCGCCTGAACCGATCGTAGTCAAGGTGCATGACATCATCACGATTATGGTGGATGAAAAATCAAGCGTGACCATCGATTCCCGTTTTAACCGGAACCGTACCGAAACACTGAAAGCAGAACTCAAAGAGTTCATGCGGATTGATAACGCCGGAAACCTGGCACCCGCTGCCTTGAACAGTCCCAAGATTGACACGCAGCTGCAGGGACGCCTGCAGAGTACTGGTCAGGTGGCGGACCGCGAAGGGATTCAGTACCGCATCGCCGCGACCGTGGTTGATATTCGCCCGAATGGTAACCTGATTCTGGAAGCCCGCAAGAGCATTCGCAGTAATCGGGATGTCTGGGAATACCGGCTGACGGGAGAGATTCGCAGTAAGGATGTCAATCGCGACAATACGGCATTGAGTGAAAACATTGCCAACCTGGATATCGTCAAGCACCAGCGCGGGAAAGTTTACCAGAGTACGAAGCGTCCCTGGGGCGTGGTGTTGTACGACTGGTTCTTCCCGTTTTAA